A DNA window from Candidatus Sulfidibacterium hydrothermale contains the following coding sequences:
- the secE gene encoding preprotein translocase subunit SecE has translation MAKFSIVNYLKEVNNEWMHKVSWPTWSELQNSAIVVSVASLIIAIVVYLMDFTFSTILQRFYGLF, from the coding sequence ATGGCAAAATTTAGTATTGTTAACTACCTGAAAGAAGTTAATAACGAATGGATGCACAAAGTGTCCTGGCCTACGTGGAGTGAGCTGCAGAACAGTGCTATTGTGGTATCCGTTGCTTCCCTAATAATCGCAATTGTGGTTTATTTGATGGATTTCACCTTTTCAACCATCCTTCAAAGGTTTTACGGCCTTTTTTAA
- the tuf gene encoding elongation factor Tu: MAKEKFERSKPHVNIGTIGHVDHGKTTLTAAITLTLQDKGLAEFKSFDSIDNAPEEKERGITINTAHVEYETDNRHYAHVDCPGHADYVKNMVTGAAQMDGAILVVAATDGPMPQTREHILLARQVGVPRIVVFMNKVDMVDDEELLELVEMEIRDLLSFYDFDGDNTPIIQGSALGALNKEPKWVEKIYELMDACDTWIPEPVRDKDKPFLMPVEDVFSITGRGTVATGRIETGVIHTGDPVEIIGMGAHKMKSVVTGVEMFRKILDEGMAGDNAGLLLRGIDKDKIKRGMVIAAPGSVTPHNHFKAEVYILKKEEGGRHTPFHNKYRPQFYFRTTDVTGEVILPDGVEMVMPGDNLSIEVKLISDIAMDKGLRFAIREGGRTVGAGQVTEILDD; this comes from the coding sequence ATGGCTAAAGAAAAATTTGAACGTTCCAAACCGCACGTAAATATTGGGACTATCGGTCACGTTGACCATGGAAAAACCACTTTAACGGCTGCCATTACGCTAACACTTCAAGACAAAGGTTTGGCAGAGTTTAAGTCATTCGATTCCATTGACAATGCTCCCGAAGAAAAAGAAAGGGGTATTACCATTAACACCGCTCACGTAGAGTACGAAACTGATAATCGTCACTACGCTCACGTTGACTGTCCTGGTCACGCTGACTATGTGAAAAACATGGTAACTGGTGCTGCTCAGATGGACGGCGCTATTTTGGTTGTTGCTGCTACTGACGGTCCTATGCCGCAGACCCGTGAGCACATCCTTCTGGCTCGTCAGGTAGGTGTTCCCCGTATCGTTGTTTTCATGAACAAAGTAGATATGGTTGACGACGAAGAACTGCTTGAACTGGTTGAAATGGAAATTCGCGACCTGTTAAGCTTCTATGACTTCGACGGCGATAATACACCGATTATCCAAGGTTCTGCTTTGGGTGCCCTGAATAAAGAGCCCAAATGGGTTGAAAAAATCTACGAACTGATGGATGCCTGTGACACCTGGATTCCGGAACCTGTTCGTGACAAAGATAAACCGTTCCTGATGCCGGTTGAAGACGTGTTCTCCATTACTGGTCGTGGTACTGTAGCTACCGGTAGAATTGAAACCGGTGTTATTCATACTGGTGATCCTGTTGAAATCATTGGTATGGGTGCTCACAAAATGAAATCGGTAGTTACCGGTGTGGAAATGTTCCGCAAAATTCTTGACGAAGGTATGGCTGGTGACAATGCCGGATTGCTGTTGCGTGGTATTGACAAAGATAAAATCAAAAGGGGAATGGTTATTGCCGCTCCTGGTTCAGTAACCCCTCACAACCACTTCAAAGCAGAAGTTTATATTCTGAAAAAAGAAGAAGGTGGTCGTCACACTCCGTTCCACAACAAATACCGTCCTCAGTTCTATTTCAGAACAACCGACGTAACCGGTGAAGTTATTCTTCCCGACGGTGTGGAAATGGTTATGCCTGGTGACAACCTCTCTATCGAAGTAAAACTGATCTCTGACATTGCTATGGACAAAGGTCTGCGTTTTGCTATTCGTGAAGGCGGTCGTACCGTAGGTGCTGGTCAGGTAACTGAAATTCTTGACGACTAA
- the hpf gene encoding ribosome hibernation-promoting factor, HPF/YfiA family, with the protein MKVNVKSVKFKADQKLENFIERKLQKFFGFHEQILDSDVVLRLDKSETRENKIAEIRLLMKGEELFAKKQTRTFEESVDQAIDALKRQVEKYKERFKK; encoded by the coding sequence ATGAAAGTAAATGTGAAATCAGTCAAGTTCAAAGCGGATCAGAAGCTGGAAAATTTCATTGAACGCAAGTTACAGAAGTTTTTCGGTTTTCACGAACAGATTCTGGATTCGGATGTGGTTTTAAGATTAGACAAAAGTGAAACCCGCGAGAACAAAATTGCCGAAATCCGGCTACTGATGAAAGGGGAGGAATTGTTTGCCAAGAAACAAACCAGAACCTTTGAAGAGTCTGTTGATCAGGCTATTGACGCACTCAAACGACAAGTTGAAAAGTATAAAGAACGGTTCAAAAAATAA
- the nusG gene encoding transcription termination/antitermination protein NusG — MNEDSGKKWYVVRAISGKEKKVKERLENEIKRLGIEDYISQVLIPTEKVYQIRKGKKISKERNYFPGYVLVEAELTGEIPHIIRNIPDVLGFLGTAGRPDPIRPAEVKRILGKVDELAEQGEEVNIPFIVGETVTVIDGPFSSFSGVIEEINEEKKRLKVMVKIFGRKTPLELGFMQVEKE; from the coding sequence ATGAACGAAGATTCCGGTAAAAAATGGTATGTGGTCAGAGCCATCAGTGGTAAAGAGAAGAAAGTGAAAGAACGCCTTGAGAATGAGATTAAGCGTCTCGGCATTGAGGATTATATTTCGCAGGTTCTCATTCCCACCGAAAAGGTTTACCAAATTCGTAAGGGGAAAAAGATCAGCAAAGAGCGTAATTATTTTCCCGGTTATGTATTGGTAGAGGCCGAGCTTACCGGCGAAATTCCGCACATTATCCGGAATATTCCTGATGTACTGGGTTTTCTTGGTACTGCAGGACGCCCCGACCCTATCCGTCCGGCCGAAGTGAAACGGATCCTTGGAAAAGTGGATGAATTGGCCGAACAAGGTGAAGAGGTGAACATTCCGTTTATTGTCGGTGAAACCGTTACCGTTATCGATGGACCATTCAGTAGTTTTAGCGGCGTGATCGAAGAGATCAACGAAGAGAAAAAACGATTGAAAGTGATGGTGAAGATCTTTGGTCGTAAAACACCGCTTGAACTGGGTTTCATGCAG